A genomic window from bacterium includes:
- a CDS encoding leucyl aminopeptidase: LGILRHPVTFHVKDGKWVDITGEEEAAFLRGWFKRLNDPHMCNVAHVCYGFNPGARLSGLCTEDERVWGSTEWGFGYQGPFFKGNAGPAVTHVDGICLNSSVWLDGTQIMDQGKLTHPKLADLAHRMGKQ, from the coding sequence TTAGGAATTCTTCGTCACCCTGTTACTTTTCATGTAAAGGATGGAAAATGGGTTGATATTACTGGCGAAGAGGAAGCAGCTTTTCTTCGTGGGTGGTTCAAGCGACTCAACGACCCCCATATGTGCAACGTTGCTCATGTCTGCTATGGTTTTAACCCAGGCGCTCGCCTTTCAGGATTGTGTACCGAAGATGAAAGGGTTTGGGGTTCTACAGAATGGGGTTTTGGTTACCAGGGTCCATTTTTTAAGGGCAATGCTGGACCTGCAGTCACCCATGTAGATGGTATTTGTTTAAATTCCTCCGTTTGGTTAGATGGAACGCAGATAATGGACCAGGGTAAACTTACTCATCCTAAACTAGCCGATCTTGCTCATCGAATGGGAAAACAGTAA